From Coffea arabica cultivar ET-39 chromosome 2e, Coffea Arabica ET-39 HiFi, whole genome shotgun sequence, the proteins below share one genomic window:
- the LOC140036547 gene encoding putative protein phosphatase 2C 53, giving the protein MPGAVAVVASSPVFMPSPRPRLSPIFCKATSSSPSPSPSSPSPLSPFTLRLQKQATNLFNYSSTNRYGNTNISKSEAAVCSTSSASTTTFLKRKRPGRIDIPNEPLRFDSTPGDGERIDEVEAEGEGYAVYCKRGKRRAPMEDRHSAASGVLGDPKQAIFGVFDGHGGAKAAEFAAKNLNKNIMNEVARRSGECIEVAISEGYLTTDAECLKEDISGGTCCVTALIQQGNLVVSNAGDCRAVLSRGGVAEALTVDHRPSRQDERERIEGLGGYVDCCHGVWRIQGSLAVSRGLGDRHLKPWVIPKPDTKIVKIRPECEFLIMASDGLWDKVSNQEAVDVVRPLCMNVDNSDRHAACRKLVDLSVERGSTDDISVMLIQLGHFIPSVMQGAEVI; this is encoded by the exons ATGCCTGGCGCTGTAGCGGTGGTAGCAAGTTCACCGGTTTTCATGCCATCTCCCAGACCCAGACTCTCGCCTATCTTCTGCAAGGCCACCTCCTCTTCACCATCTCCCTCGCCGTCGTCTCCATCACCCTTGTCTCCCTTCACCCTCCGACTTCAGAAACAAGCGACCAACCTGTTTAATTACAGTAGTACTAATAGATATGGAAATACAAATATCAGTAAGAGCGAGGCGGCAGTCTGTTCCACGTCATCGGCGTCGACGACGACTTTTTTGAAGAGGAAACGGCCTGGCAGGATTGATATTCCTAATGAACCATTGAGGTTTGATTCGACACCCGGGGATGGAGAGAGGATCGATGAGGTGGAGGCCGAAGGAGAAGGATACGCTGTTTATTGCAAAAGAGGGAAAAGGCGTGCCCCTATGGAGGATCGCCACTCTGCCGCTTCTGGAGTCCTAGGAGACCCTAAGCAG GCTATCTTTGGAGTATTTGATGGGCATGGAGGAGCAAAAGCTGCAGAATTTGCAGCTAAGAATTTAAACAAGAATATCATGAATGAAGTGGCTAGGAGAAGTGGAGAATGCATTGAAGTGGCTATTAGTGAGGGATATCTCACTACAGATGCAGAATGTTTGAAAGAAGATATCAGTGGGGGGACTTGCTGCGTGACAGCATTGATACAGCAAGGCAATCTTGTGGTATCAAACGCTGGAGACTGTCGTGCTGTTTTGAGCCGGGGCGGAGTTGCAGAGGCATTGACAGTTGATCACAGGCCTTCCAGGCAGGACGAAAGAGAGAGAATTGAGGGCCTG GGTGGCTATGTGGATTGTTGCCATGGTGTTTGGAGAATACAGGGATCTCTTGCTGTATCAAGAGGACTCGGTGATCGCCATCTTAAACCGTGGGTGATACCAAAACCAGATACTAAGATCGTAAAGATCAGACCGGAATGCGAATTTCTAATCATGGCCTCTGATGGCCTTTGGGACAAG GTTAGCAACCAAGAGGCTGTAGATGTAGTTCGACCTCTATGTATGAATGTTGACAATTCAGATCGACATGCTGCTTGCAGAAAGCTTGTCGATTTGTCAGTGGAGAGAGGCTCTACGGATGACATCAGTGTCATGTTGATTCAGTTAGGTCATTTTATTCCATCAGTTATGCAGGGGGCTGAAGTAATTTGA